A stretch of the Synechocystis sp. PCC 7338 genome encodes the following:
- a CDS encoding NYN domain-containing protein, translated as MPQSESNIALLIDADNAPASKIEAIVSEIAKYGVANIRKAYGNWKSPNLKAWEECLHEYAIRPVQQFDYTKGKNATDAAMIIDAMDLLYTQRLDAFAIVSSDCDFTPLVMRILTNGLKVYGFGEKKTPLPFVYACSTFLYLESIDQIENSEGATQSSTSVKKTGKELKQDAKLISLLRSAISSTIDDDGWSSLAEIGGHIKNQASFDSRNYGYAKLSSLFEAIDLFEIERKNRAIYVRNRQKKSATSKS; from the coding sequence ATGCCGCAATCGGAATCAAACATTGCCCTGCTAATTGATGCGGATAATGCCCCTGCGTCCAAAATTGAGGCGATCGTATCGGAAATTGCCAAGTATGGAGTAGCCAATATTCGTAAAGCCTATGGCAATTGGAAAAGCCCTAACCTAAAAGCCTGGGAAGAATGTTTACATGAGTATGCCATTCGTCCCGTGCAACAGTTTGATTACACCAAGGGTAAAAATGCCACCGATGCCGCCATGATTATTGATGCCATGGATTTGCTCTACACCCAACGGTTGGACGCCTTTGCCATTGTGTCAAGTGATTGTGACTTTACCCCTTTAGTAATGCGGATTTTGACCAATGGACTAAAAGTTTATGGCTTTGGGGAGAAAAAAACTCCCTTGCCTTTTGTCTATGCTTGTTCGACATTTTTATACTTGGAAAGTATTGATCAAATTGAAAACTCTGAAGGGGCGACCCAAAGTTCCACTAGTGTTAAGAAAACTGGGAAGGAATTGAAACAAGACGCAAAATTAATTAGTTTACTTAGGAGTGCCATTTCCAGCACCATTGACGACGATGGCTGGTCAAGCTTAGCTGAAATTGGCGGCCACATCAAAAACCAAGCATCTTTTGATTCCCGCAACTACGGCTATGCCAAGCTAAGTAGTTTATTTGAGGCGATTGATTTGTTTGAAATTGAGCGTAAAAACAGGGCAATTTACGTTAGGAATAGACAAAAAAAGTCCGCCACATCTAAGTCCTAG
- a CDS encoding AAA domain-containing protein yields MDHQQQKLIEKARDRWIQKLTDLSRRNNLLFYRQKQKGTLELFGVNTENTSALLQGQSVELADLFQQEEKYKESLEKIQFIYKRSIDILEERGLKTLFLSYGMVTWTSKDNGRNPQAPLLLIPIAIEKKGSISLRRQGEGQINPVLLYALENQYGYKINVEEILDGQLDIPENEIPPIETVAQKLSDIVYGLPGFKIDRHHGVLSNFSFQKMSMVRDLKENFDLLSSNSLILALAGDISAQQNIKGNEKSVDYSDARQIDLIHPENEFLIFDADSSQQIVIHSSLQGKNGIIQGPPGTGKSQTIANLITSFCAEGKKVLFVAEKRAALEVVRNRLAKVGLEHLTLDLYNPKISQKSIMEQFLGSLTLISNVRKIQFSEVHDDLIKRRNALNNYVRALHVERLPYNLSIREIQEELLELEKRVFHSKIRFEKDKLKEISESQGEIQNLLSEISNSKLLDIFLENSLSGWAKADFTSTQEVESAIALAAELYEKLSNYKKEKIVSFPSLLVLSKKINKTIYSYNDKIFKENLPKLIADLRSRDTGLFTIFNIFNAALNQSRDRVKMLRKAGDCSDEKLVSDLREISDQLRQFNALVPDNTFPKKEYIDGLVDLAKKLARLNAIVKQRNLEEYPLEELLSLLEKLISEKEIAWRCLTLNINKQKLINFGLDKFLKNIKDNQEEIEFGENSFRLTDQFRWVWLTSCLEVIYAEEPILRTFDGKSHDHIVSEFRELDIKRLELAKSRVIRKHAEKAVQTMNKYGEEESIVRREANKKSRHLSLRKIIRQAPNVLTSLRPCWMVSPLSVSQLIDAKQYFDVVIFDEASQVLPEDAICSLMRAKQVLIAGDNKQLPPTNFFITNIDGDDSDEDISSMEGFESLLDLSSSFLHSWKLRWHYRSRSEELIAFSNHHIYNNDLITFPGVKDTSAIFHILIPHQLGEDGQEESSSNEVTTVVEMVLKHAQESPSDTLGVITMGIKHAQRIEFVLEQELKQRPELSAFFSDDKNERFFVKNIERVQGDERDSIILSIGYGKDRSGKLPHRFGPLLYQGGERRLNVAISRARHRMTLVSSFDHYDIDLNRSRARGVELLKLYLAYASSGGKILGDKGCSEIPLNPFEQDIFDALKAQNIPLIPQWGVSQYRIDMVAQHPERRGQFVLAIECDGATYHSSPTARDRDRLRQEHLESLGWRFHRIWSLDWFNNREEEIQRAVQAFNEAVKDFDIKLPKVLPTSIEVNILQEKYPKPDIPLRSYHLEDVMQIVEWILSDGCLITDEELLKQSRKELGFKRSGRKINDVIQLAIKKIRNRQSIANSRANSQ; encoded by the coding sequence ATGGATCACCAGCAACAAAAACTCATCGAAAAAGCTCGTGATCGATGGATTCAGAAGCTAACGGATTTATCTCGTCGCAACAACTTACTCTTTTATCGCCAAAAACAAAAAGGTACTCTTGAATTATTTGGTGTAAATACGGAAAACACTAGTGCCCTATTGCAAGGACAGTCAGTAGAATTAGCAGATTTATTTCAACAGGAAGAAAAATATAAAGAAAGTCTTGAAAAGATTCAATTTATTTATAAACGCAGTATCGATATTTTAGAAGAAAGAGGACTAAAGACATTATTCTTATCTTACGGAATGGTTACATGGACGTCTAAAGATAATGGAAGAAACCCACAGGCTCCGTTATTACTAATCCCTATTGCAATAGAAAAAAAGGGGTCAATAAGTTTACGACGCCAAGGAGAAGGACAAATTAATCCGGTTTTATTATACGCACTGGAAAATCAATATGGCTATAAGATAAATGTAGAAGAAATATTAGACGGTCAGCTTGATATTCCAGAAAATGAAATACCACCAATAGAAACGGTAGCCCAAAAACTTTCAGATATTGTTTATGGATTACCAGGTTTTAAGATCGATAGACACCATGGGGTGTTGAGTAATTTTTCTTTTCAAAAAATGTCTATGGTAAGAGATCTAAAAGAAAATTTTGATTTGTTGTCTTCTAATAGTCTGATTCTTGCTCTTGCAGGAGATATATCTGCCCAACAAAACATAAAAGGGAATGAGAAAAGCGTTGATTACAGCGATGCCAGGCAGATAGACTTAATTCACCCTGAAAATGAGTTTTTAATATTTGATGCAGATTCTAGCCAACAAATTGTTATTCATTCATCACTCCAAGGAAAAAATGGGATTATTCAAGGTCCTCCGGGGACAGGAAAAAGCCAGACAATTGCAAACTTAATTACTAGCTTTTGTGCTGAGGGAAAAAAGGTTCTTTTTGTAGCAGAAAAAAGAGCCGCATTGGAAGTTGTCAGAAATAGATTAGCAAAGGTTGGATTGGAACATCTAACACTAGACTTGTATAATCCTAAAATTTCGCAAAAATCCATTATGGAGCAATTTTTGGGAAGTCTGACTCTAATTTCTAATGTTCGTAAAATTCAATTCAGCGAAGTTCACGATGACTTAATCAAAAGAAGAAATGCTTTAAATAACTATGTGCGAGCATTACATGTAGAGCGTTTACCATACAATTTGTCAATTCGTGAGATTCAAGAAGAATTATTGGAACTAGAGAAAAGAGTTTTTCATTCCAAGATTAGATTTGAGAAGGACAAATTAAAAGAAATCAGTGAAAGCCAAGGTGAAATTCAAAATCTTCTCAGTGAAATTAGTAACTCTAAGCTATTGGATATCTTCCTAGAAAACTCTTTGTCAGGATGGGCAAAAGCAGATTTTACTTCTACGCAAGAAGTCGAAAGTGCGATCGCTTTGGCAGCAGAATTATATGAAAAATTGTCAAACTATAAAAAGGAAAAAATCGTATCATTTCCAAGTTTATTAGTGCTGTCAAAAAAAATAAATAAAACTATTTATTCATACAACGATAAAATTTTCAAAGAAAACTTGCCAAAACTAATTGCTGATCTTCGTTCAAGAGATACTGGTTTGTTTACTATTTTCAACATATTTAATGCAGCATTAAACCAGTCTAGAGATAGAGTAAAAATGCTTAGAAAAGCTGGTGATTGTTCAGACGAAAAGCTGGTATCAGACTTGAGAGAAATTTCAGATCAGTTGAGACAATTCAATGCACTAGTTCCGGATAACACCTTTCCCAAAAAAGAATATATTGATGGTTTAGTTGATTTAGCAAAGAAACTGGCAAGGCTTAATGCTATTGTAAAACAGAGGAATTTAGAAGAGTATCCCCTAGAAGAATTGCTTTCCTTACTGGAAAAGTTAATTTCAGAAAAAGAGATTGCCTGGCGCTGCTTAACATTAAATATTAATAAGCAAAAACTTATCAACTTTGGTTTAGATAAGTTCTTGAAAAACATTAAAGATAATCAAGAAGAGATAGAATTTGGAGAAAATAGTTTTAGACTAACAGACCAATTTAGATGGGTTTGGTTGACCTCATGTTTAGAAGTGATTTATGCCGAAGAACCTATTTTAAGAACTTTTGATGGAAAGAGCCATGACCATATCGTATCAGAGTTTCGTGAACTAGACATAAAAAGATTAGAGTTGGCAAAATCAAGAGTTATAAGAAAACATGCAGAAAAAGCTGTTCAAACAATGAATAAGTATGGAGAAGAAGAAAGTATTGTTCGACGTGAAGCCAATAAAAAATCGCGTCATTTATCTTTAAGAAAAATTATTAGACAAGCACCTAACGTCTTAACAAGTTTACGCCCCTGCTGGATGGTTAGTCCCCTATCTGTAAGTCAGTTAATAGATGCGAAACAATATTTTGATGTTGTCATTTTTGATGAAGCTAGTCAAGTTTTACCAGAAGATGCAATTTGTTCATTGATGAGAGCAAAACAGGTTCTTATTGCTGGTGATAACAAACAGTTGCCACCAACAAATTTTTTCATAACTAATATTGATGGAGATGACAGTGATGAAGATATTAGTTCAATGGAGGGATTTGAAAGTCTGTTAGACTTATCATCATCTTTCTTACATTCCTGGAAATTAAGATGGCATTATCGGAGTCGCTCAGAGGAGCTAATCGCATTTTCTAATCACCATATTTACAATAATGATTTAATCACTTTTCCTGGCGTAAAAGACACAAGTGCAATTTTTCATATCTTAATTCCTCATCAATTAGGAGAGGATGGTCAAGAAGAAAGCTCAAGTAATGAGGTTACGACCGTTGTAGAGATGGTCTTAAAACACGCACAGGAATCACCTTCTGATACCCTAGGGGTAATTACTATGGGAATAAAGCACGCCCAAAGAATAGAATTTGTGCTAGAACAAGAACTTAAACAAAGACCAGAATTGAGTGCGTTTTTCAGCGACGATAAAAACGAGCGCTTTTTTGTGAAAAACATTGAAAGAGTACAGGGAGATGAACGAGATAGTATTATTTTGTCTATTGGCTATGGCAAAGATCGCTCTGGAAAGTTGCCCCATCGTTTTGGCCCACTTTTATATCAGGGAGGTGAACGTCGCCTTAACGTAGCGATTTCCCGAGCAAGACATCGAATGACTTTGGTGTCTTCATTCGATCACTATGATATTGACCTAAATCGTAGCAGAGCAAGAGGTGTTGAACTATTAAAACTCTATCTTGCCTACGCTAGTTCAGGTGGGAAAATACTAGGAGATAAAGGTTGTTCTGAGATTCCTCTTAATCCTTTCGAGCAAGATATTTTTGATGCATTAAAAGCGCAAAATATTCCTTTGATTCCCCAATGGGGTGTCTCTCAATATCGGATTGATATGGTTGCACAACATCCTGAGAGGAGGGGGCAATTTGTCCTTGCAATTGAATGTGACGGTGCTACCTATCACTCCAGCCCAACAGCGCGTGATAGAGATCGATTGAGACAAGAGCATCTCGAATCTTTAGGATGGCGATTTCATCGAATTTGGTCTCTAGATTGGTTCAATAATAGAGAAGAAGAAATACAAAGGGCTGTCCAAGCTTTTAATGAAGCTGTCAAAGATTTTGACATAAAGTTACCAAAAGTTTTACCAACTTCAATAGAAGTAAATATTCTTCAGGAAAAATATCCTAAACCTGATATTCCTCTAAGAAGTTACCATCTTGAAGATGTAATGCAAATTGTTGAGTGGATTTTATCTGATGGATGTTTAATAACTGATGAAGAATTATTGAAACAATCACGTAAAGAACTTGGCTTTAAGCGTTCTGGAAGGAAAATAAATGACGTTATTCAACTGGCGATTAAAAAAATTCGTAATCGTCAATCTATTGCAAACAGCCGAGCAAATAGTCAATGA
- a CDS encoding UPF0175 family protein has product MHRVPFQHLLASRHIPVHYGIDDFEQDIENLRQMGRL; this is encoded by the coding sequence ATGCATAGAGTTCCATTCCAGCATCTACTCGCCAGTCGTCATATTCCAGTGCATTACGGCATAGATGATTTTGAGCAAGATATTGAAAACCTCCGACAAATGGGTAGATTGTGA
- a CDS encoding UPF0175 family protein, with amino-acid sequence MSVIVPEDILTAIRMTEAEMRQEIAVMLFQREKLTLAQASPLCGDA; translated from the coding sequence GTGAGCGTTATTGTCCCTGAAGATATTTTGACGGCAATCCGCATGACTGAAGCTGAAATGCGCCAGGAAATTGCCGTTATGCTCTTTCAGAGAGAAAAACTGACCCTGGCCCAAGCCAGCCCGCTTTGCGGAGATGCATAG
- a CDS encoding GH116 family glycosyl hydrolase: MSLLVQKPEIPACAWQRSIGKDWEKPYTVRYASNLDDGPDHGMPLGGFGAGCIGRSPTGKFNLWHLDGGNHIFKNLPACQFSVYEQVAGEEAQAYAMATEAPEDGSLSRWQWYPKEKGQYSALYPRSWNEYQGVFQSELICEQFSPVWGGNYQESSYPLAVFDWTVHNPTDKPITLSIMLTWQNSVGWFTNAIKSPTVKLRDDGSPEYEYQPRWGDSTGNFNQWIQDGFRVGCLFNRVQPHDALREGEGQMCIASVSNPSVEVFYHNRWNPSGDGADVWDWFAGNGSLPDIQDETAAEPGEQIAGAICLRFTVRPGKTKKIPFLLAWDLPITEFAEGVTYYRRYTDFYGRNGKNVWSMIRTALKHGDTWRQKIEAWQAPILDNPRLPDWLKMALFNELYLLTQGGTLWTAATENDPVGQFGVCECMDYRWYESLDVRLYGSFGLLMHWPKLEQAVMLAFARAIPTKDPKERVIGYNLSLAPRKVKNATPHDLGAPNEHPWERSNYTAYQDCNLWKDLGSDFVLLVYRDFLLLPDADGEFLGECWPSVTAALDYLKEFDLDNDGIPENSGAPDQTFDDWRLQGISAYCGGLWIAALEAALVMGKYLLENPPQQTDLDATEIATAIARYETWLAQARGLYHDTLWNGEYYNLDSQSGSKVVMADQLCGQFYARLLNLPDVVENQYAEKALAKVYDTCFLKFAHGELGAANGLLPDGSPQNPNDTHPLEVWTGINFGLAAFLIQMGKKEEALKMTETVVNQVYSNGLQFRTPEAITAVGTFRASHYLRAMAIWAVYGLLEGFGNLPIAPADDEVPTSDFY; the protein is encoded by the coding sequence ATGTCCTTGTTAGTCCAAAAACCTGAAATTCCAGCCTGCGCTTGGCAACGATCCATTGGTAAGGATTGGGAAAAGCCCTACACTGTACGCTACGCCAGTAACCTTGACGATGGCCCAGACCATGGCATGCCCCTAGGGGGATTTGGGGCCGGTTGCATTGGGCGATCGCCAACGGGGAAATTTAATCTGTGGCATTTGGACGGGGGCAACCATATCTTTAAAAATTTGCCTGCCTGTCAGTTTAGTGTGTACGAACAGGTAGCAGGGGAAGAAGCCCAAGCCTATGCCATGGCCACGGAAGCCCCTGAAGATGGTAGTCTGAGCCGCTGGCAATGGTACCCCAAGGAAAAAGGACAATACAGCGCTCTTTATCCCCGCAGTTGGAACGAATATCAGGGAGTTTTTCAGAGTGAATTAATTTGTGAACAGTTTTCCCCGGTATGGGGCGGCAACTACCAGGAAAGTAGCTATCCCCTAGCGGTTTTTGATTGGACTGTCCACAATCCCACCGATAAACCCATCACCCTAAGCATCATGCTCACCTGGCAGAACAGCGTCGGCTGGTTCACCAATGCCATTAAATCCCCCACTGTCAAACTCCGGGACGACGGTAGCCCAGAGTATGAATATCAACCCCGCTGGGGCGACAGTACGGGCAACTTTAACCAGTGGATCCAGGATGGTTTCCGGGTTGGTTGTTTATTTAATCGGGTACAACCCCACGACGCCCTCCGGGAAGGGGAAGGGCAAATGTGCATCGCCAGCGTTAGTAATCCCAGCGTAGAAGTGTTTTACCATAACCGTTGGAATCCCAGTGGGGATGGGGCCGATGTGTGGGATTGGTTTGCGGGTAATGGCTCCCTACCGGATATCCAGGATGAAACGGCGGCGGAACCAGGGGAACAAATTGCGGGAGCTATCTGTTTACGCTTCACTGTGCGACCAGGAAAAACCAAGAAAATTCCCTTCCTACTCGCTTGGGATTTGCCGATTACGGAATTTGCCGAGGGGGTAACCTATTACCGTCGTTATACAGATTTCTACGGCCGCAACGGCAAAAATGTTTGGTCTATGATCCGCACGGCATTGAAACATGGCGATACCTGGCGGCAAAAAATCGAGGCTTGGCAGGCTCCCATTCTGGACAATCCTCGGTTACCAGATTGGCTCAAAATGGCCCTCTTTAACGAGTTATACCTGTTAACCCAGGGGGGAACCCTGTGGACAGCGGCGACGGAAAATGACCCGGTGGGGCAGTTTGGCGTCTGCGAGTGCATGGACTACCGCTGGTATGAAAGCTTAGATGTGCGGCTTTACGGCTCCTTTGGACTATTGATGCATTGGCCTAAGTTGGAGCAAGCGGTGATGTTGGCGTTTGCCCGGGCCATTCCCACAAAAGATCCCAAGGAACGGGTAATTGGTTATAACCTTTCCCTCGCCCCCCGCAAAGTGAAAAATGCCACTCCCCACGATCTGGGGGCTCCCAACGAGCATCCTTGGGAAAGGAGTAATTACACTGCCTACCAGGACTGTAACCTCTGGAAGGATTTGGGCAGTGACTTTGTTTTACTGGTCTACCGAGACTTTTTACTTTTGCCCGATGCGGACGGGGAATTTTTAGGGGAATGTTGGCCCAGTGTCACAGCGGCGTTGGATTATTTGAAGGAATTTGATCTGGATAACGATGGCATCCCGGAAAATTCCGGTGCTCCGGATCAAACCTTTGACGATTGGCGTTTACAGGGTATTAGTGCCTACTGTGGTGGCTTATGGATTGCGGCCCTGGAGGCGGCGTTGGTGATGGGTAAATACCTGTTGGAAAACCCCCCCCAACAAACGGATCTAGATGCTACGGAAATCGCAACGGCGATCGCCAGGTATGAAACTTGGTTAGCCCAAGCCCGTGGTTTGTATCACGACACCCTTTGGAATGGCGAATACTACAACCTAGATAGTCAAAGCGGCTCCAAGGTGGTGATGGCAGACCAACTCTGTGGGCAATTTTATGCCCGGTTATTAAATCTGCCGGATGTGGTGGAAAATCAGTACGCTGAAAAGGCCTTGGCCAAAGTGTACGATACCTGCTTCCTTAAATTTGCCCATGGGGAACTAGGGGCGGCCAATGGTCTTTTGCCCGACGGTTCCCCCCAAAATCCTAACGATACCCATCCCCTGGAAGTATGGACGGGTATTAACTTCGGTTTAGCGGCCTTTTTGATCCAAATGGGCAAAAAAGAGGAAGCTTTGAAAATGACAGAAACAGTGGTTAACCAGGTGTATAGCAATGGTTTGCAGTTCCGCACTCCGGAAGCGATCACTGCGGTGGGCACTTTCCGGGCTAGCCATTACCTACGGGCCATGGCGATCTGGGCTGTGTACGGTTTGTTGGAGGGTTTTGGCAATTTACCCATTGCTCCAGCCGATGACGAGGTACCCACTAGCGATTTTTATTGA
- the deoC gene encoding deoxyribose-phosphate aldolase, which yields MEKSRQFDLAPYIDHAALDPATTSEAIAACCAQALHHKFVAVCLYPSALPQAVELLRGKKVEICAVIGFPSGASTSSSKLYEAQEATELGATELDVVINLGLLKDGNMEAVYNDIAPIVESTGLTVKAILEMGRLTESEKRIAAEICLDAGVQYLKTSTGWGKGATVADVRLLHQISQGRVGIKASGGIRTVEQAIDLIEAGATRLGTSRGVDLIQQQRQLWEQS from the coding sequence ATGGAAAAATCCCGTCAGTTTGACCTCGCCCCCTACATTGACCACGCCGCCCTAGACCCCGCTACCACCAGTGAGGCGATCGCCGCCTGTTGTGCCCAAGCTCTGCACCATAAATTTGTTGCGGTGTGTCTTTACCCCAGTGCCCTACCCCAGGCAGTGGAATTGTTGCGGGGCAAAAAAGTGGAAATTTGTGCGGTGATTGGTTTTCCCTCCGGGGCTAGCACCAGCAGTAGTAAACTTTATGAGGCCCAGGAAGCAACGGAATTGGGAGCCACCGAATTGGATGTGGTAATTAATTTGGGGCTATTGAAAGACGGCAATATGGAAGCCGTTTACAACGACATTGCCCCCATTGTGGAATCCACAGGGCTAACGGTGAAAGCCATTTTAGAAATGGGTAGGCTAACGGAATCGGAAAAAAGAATAGCGGCGGAAATTTGTTTGGATGCGGGGGTGCAATATCTCAAAACCAGCACCGGCTGGGGTAAGGGGGCTACCGTTGCCGATGTGCGATTGTTACATCAAATCAGTCAAGGACGGGTCGGAATTAAAGCGTCCGGAGGAATTCGCACGGTGGAGCAAGCCATAGACTTAATCGAGGCCGGTGCCACCCGCTTGGGCACTTCCCGGGGAGTGGATTTGATTCAGCAGCAACGACAATTATGGGAACAAAGTTAA